The genomic window GCCGCTGCGCCACTGGAATGCCGGCCCCGGCAAGAAGGTCGCGATCGTCGGCATGGGCGGCCTCGGCCACATGGGCGTCAAGCTCGGTTCGGCCATGGGTGCTGACATCACCGTTCTCTCCCAGACCCTTTCCAAGAAGGAAGACGGCCTGAAGCTCGGCGCCAAGGAATATTACGCCACCAACGATCCGGAAACCTTCACCAAGCTCGCCGGCACCTTCGATCTGATCATCTGCACCGTCAGCGCCGAGATCGACTGGAACGCCTATCTCGGCCTGCTGAAGGTCGACGGTTCCTTCGTGGTCGTCGGCGCGCCCGAGAACCCGATCCCGGTGCATGCCTTCTCGATCATTCCGGGCCGCAAGAGCATCTCCGGCTCGATGATCGGCTCGATCAAGGAAACGCAGGAAATGCTCGACTTCTGCGGCAAGCACAACATCGTCTCGGAAATCGAGAAGATCAACATCGACCAGGTCAACGAAGCCTATGAACGCGTCCTGAAAAGCGACGTCCGCTACCGCTTCGTCATCGACATCGCCTCGCTGGCGGCTTGAGGAAATGGAAGGCGGCTCCTTCGGGGGCCGCCCACCGGCTGGGCGGGCTAGATCAGTCTCCAGCGAAGCCACAACTTTCGCCCGGGCGATTGGATCGAGATGGCGATGAGGTGCGCGGCTAACAATGACGGGGGTAGAAGGAAAACG from Rhizobium sp. Pop5 includes these protein-coding regions:
- a CDS encoding NAD(P)-dependent alcohol dehydrogenase, producing the protein MPIARGYAATDASKPLTPFTFERRNPNPDDVVIDIKFAGICHSDIHTVRNEWKNAVYPIVPGHEIAGIVSAVGSAVTKFKVGDRVGVGCFVDSCIGCAERDLDREQYMQGLSGTYNDFEADGKTRTQGGYSDSIVVKEGYVMSIPDNLPLDASAPLLCAGITLYSPLRHWNAGPGKKVAIVGMGGLGHMGVKLGSAMGADITVLSQTLSKKEDGLKLGAKEYYATNDPETFTKLAGTFDLIICTVSAEIDWNAYLGLLKVDGSFVVVGAPENPIPVHAFSIIPGRKSISGSMIGSIKETQEMLDFCGKHNIVSEIEKINIDQVNEAYERVLKSDVRYRFVIDIASLAA